TACTTAGGGGGGAAGGCTTAAAGGCAGCGGATACCCTTAAGAAAAACCATGGAATGGGCTACCACTATGGAAGACCCTACGGCTTAGAGGGAACGACCTTCTGGCTGAAATCCCTAGAGAAAGCTTTAGGAATTCCAGCCGATGAACAATACATTGCTAAAAAAACCGCTGAAATAAGAAAGCATCTGATGAACTATCGATTTATGACGAGAGGTTTAAATAAGAAAAATGTCCTATTGGTAGGCGATTATGATGTTGTTGTAGGGCTGGCAGCCTTAGTAGAAGAGCTGGGCCTTACAGTGGAAGCAATTATACTAAAGCATAAGATGAATAGAAAAGCTAAAAAACACTTGCCGGAAAAATGGGAAAGGGTCATGAAGCTGGATTACAGTGAAAGAGAGATGGAAGCCTACTTAAGTGAGACACCATCCTACTTGCTGTTAGCAGATGAAGCCACATTGAAGCTGGAGAATAAAAGTAAACTCCATTTTCAAATAGCCAATCCGAACTTTTCAAAGCATAGTATTTATCCGTATACGCCTTTTGTAGGGTACCATGGTGCATTGTATTTCATGCAATGTCTATATGAGCTACAGAAGGGCAACCCTGAAGCGTAATTTTACAATTTAAATAAGGTTTAAGGCTTCTGGGGAGCTTTAGAGCATTGTACCCATACAATACCATAGGCTTTAGTGAATGTAACAAAGAGCCGCCAGCATTTAAACTATGAAAATGCTGGCGGCTCTCCATACGTCATAAGAATTCTTTAGAAGATTTTTGGATTTCAGTATAAAGCTGGATCTATGGATGGAATACGATGTTTTCTACCATAGGACTGTAATTGGCACCATTTCGTAAAAAAGTTAAGGTGTTACACCAACGGTTCTAATTTGAATGGTGGGGTTGATGTGTATCATAGCTTCAGCAAACTGACTATTCCAATCCTCTGAATCAAAATATTCAGGGTGATTCCCTTTCACATATTTACCGTATCCAATGTTATCGCACTCTAAATCCTTCTGTAATATCTTCAAGGTCTCATCTAAACCTAACTTAAGTTCATGATTGATAATGTCTTCAAGTCTTTTAATCCGATCCGTTGAAAATATCTTCTCTCTTGCTGTATACTCTCCTAAATGAGCATTGATTGAAACCTCTTGATAGATATGGAGCTGATTGTCTTTGATTTCCGTTTTGATTTTGCTTTTTCCATCGATGACGTTCACCGATAAAAACTCCTTCCGACCTGTTTCTTCGGAAAAAAATTCAAAGGTATGTACGCCATCTTTGATTTCTCCCTTCAGCATCATAAATGCTCTGCTGTTGATTCCGGTGAGCACATGAATCATTTTATCTTCTTTAAACAATGCGATCCTGTCAATTTTCAGATCATTCTGCGTATCCCCATAAGATATGAAAGGCATGGAAGGCTCAATGCCAGTTGTATAATATTGATTACTAAAACCTCGAAGCGTAGTAACAGGAACATTTGTAGCATTGTAGTTCTGACCGATAGAATCAAATAAAAAATTAGTTACAAGGAGCGAGACCGGTGGCTGAAATTGTAGTAGGCCATTTGCACTTCCGCCGGAGACTGCGAATCTAGTTGTACCCCGAAAGAGAGGCACTCTGAACATAGAATCCATATGAAATAAAAGTCCTTGCTTTGCAACGTCTTCATTAAATACTACAATTTTGATATTATCGAAGGAAAGATCTCTATAAACTTTTTTTTGAGGGTTACTTCTTCCTCTGCTGATAGAGGAGGCTTCCGCAGAAAAGGTAACCTTTTTTTCAGGTGCATCTTCTATAATTGTAGGAAACGCAATGGTAAATACATAATTATCAGGATTTTCCTCACTAATATCGATTCCAAGACCATATACAATCAATAACTCTTCCAAGTCCTTAGAATCCCAACAGCTCAACAGGGGTAGGCTGATTAAAGCCACGATTAAAAGTTTAATGACTTTTTTCAACACTGGTATCCCTCCCCTTAATTAAATACATAGTGAATAGCAGTACTGGGAGTAAAAAACCAAAAAATATATTTGCAGTTCCAATTTTACCTGCGAATTCAACTACGGCTACCGTATTCCTAGGATAAATTGATATGAGAAATATCACTGGGGCTAGGGCATATGTAAAGATACGAGTTCTTTTTATTTTAAAAATATTTTGGAGCAATACACTGGATACTAAGTATTGTACTCCAGAAGTGCATAGAACAGTAAAGGTCCAGAAGATCGTAAAAAATATTTCACTTCGCTCGATTACAGGAAAATTAACGCTGGTTAAATAATTAATGGCAGGATAAAGTACGGTTTGAATCTCATCACTGCCATATAAAGCAATCTGCGTGATGACATTCGTTGTATAAAATAAAGTCACAAGGATCAACGCCCAAACAGATTTTTTCATAACGGACTCTTCTTTATTGGAGATATAGGGATAATAAACCAATAGAGATTCATAGCCAGCAAATGCATAAAAAGATGGTCGAGTACCCTTTAAAATATTGATTATGCCAGCGCCACCAATGGGCTTTAAATTGATAAATTGGGTTTCTGGTAATCCTATCAACATCAATAGCCCTAAAGGAATTAATATAAACACAGTCGCTTGCGCAAACCTTGCCACTACTGTTAAACCATTTCTGGTCATATATACAACGGTGATTACAATGATGAATCGAATGATGTAATTCGGAGTTTCGCTTAAAAGCCAGGTCGCCGTCATTTCGCATAAATAAGCAATGGTGATGCCGGTGGCAAATAATGCATAGAGGACATAAGCAAAGGAAATGAGATATCCCACAGGCTTACTGAGCAAATAACTAGTATACTGAACGAAATTATATTGTGGGAATTTACTAATGGTGTAAACCATAATGACCATGACACCACTTAAAAAAGCACCGTTCAAAAGAACAGACATCCACGCATCCTGCCTAGAAACTTCAGCAACCGTCCTAGAAAGACCTAAAATGCCCGTACCTACAATCATGTTAATCAGAAGGATAAAGGATTGCTGGGCAGATATTTCTCCATTATTATATTTCTGATACAATTTAATTCCTCCAATTCCTTTATACTTTCTCTATTAATTTTTTAACCCTTTCTTGATAATGCCATCTTTTACTACACTATTGTCTAGGGGTGCCAGTGGGAAAAGATAGGGATATCCAAAGGATTCCAAATTGCACAGATGAATGATAACCCAGCACCAAGATATAACAATACCAAAGGCACCAAAGGTTGCAGCCATAATAATAATGGGAATCCGTAGAATCCGTAAAGCGTATGAGGTATTGTAATGAGGAAATATATAGCTACCGATTACAGTAATACCAATGACAATAACCATGGTTGGACTGGCAAAGTTGGATTGAATGGCAGCATCTCCTATGACGATTGCGCCTACGATACCGATTGTTTGACCAATACTTTGAGGCAGACGATTACTGGCTTCTCTTATGAGCTCAACAGCAACTTCCATTAATAGAGCTTCAATTACTGGAGGAAATGGGACATTGGTTCTGTTTTTTGATAAATCAATCAGTAAATTCATGGGGATCATTTCATGATGAAATGATATTAAAGCCACATAAATAGAGGGTAAAGAGGTAGCAATAAAAAAACCCATAAAACGAAAAAAACGTGTTAAATTGCTAGAAATAATTCTCGTATAATAATCCTCAGAAGAATGGAAAAGCTGAAAGAATGTAATCGGCAGTACTAAAGCGATGGGACTTCCATCTGTTAAAATAATAATTCTGCCTTCCATCAGATCACCACAAACCTTATCCGGTCTTTCTGTTATTTGTGTTTGCGGAAAGGGAGAGTAGGGGTATTGTTCTAAATGTTGCTCAATATAAGCACTTTCTAAAACCACTTCAGTTTCTATATTTGTAATAAGATCAATAATATTCTCTAGAAGGTGATGATTCACTTTATTTTCCATGTATAGAACAGAAATCGTCGTATGACTTTCACTTCCAATGATCATATTCATGACCTTCAAATGAGAACTTTTAATTCTTTTTCGAATGAGGCCAATATTTGTATCAATGTCTTCAATAAAGCTATCGCGTGGGCTTCGAATAGCACTTTCAACAGTAGATTCTGCTATGGATCTTCCCTCTTTACCCTTAGTTTCTAGCACTAGGGCAGTGCTGCAATAATTAGTGAATAGTACAGTATTTCCATATAAAATACTTTGGACTACTTGACTCCAATGATCGATTTTTTTGATGTTAGAAGTCGTAATAATTTCTGCAAAGATTTCTAAGGAACGGATATTCCCTTTAGAGGGTGTATGATCTTTATCATAAATCAAAGAAGGCTCCTGAGGCCCATGGGATAATCTTTCGCTTTCATAGGAATTGATCGGATGAATAATATTTTTATTGATAACATCTAGATTGACTAGAACATTTGAATAAATCAATAGTCCCTCTATCATTTCCTTTCCTACATTTAGTTTTACAGGAGTATAGGTGATATCAGAACATTGTTCAAATATTTCCTCTAAATTCTGCTGATAAACTTGTACAGGGTTTGGCAGAATTGGCGTCGTGTTTTTTTCTTTATTTCCTTGAGATGCTTCCGCAACCGTAAATAGTCTACTTAGAAGTTTCATAAAGAAGCCCCCTATTCAATATTTATATTAGTATAGGAAAATTCTAAGAAAATATGTACGGATGAAAGACCAGATGCAAATTATATATCCACATTAAAACCTGCTTCCATGGTTCTAATTTCAATGAGTACATATTTTAACCGGATAGAAATTATCTTGTCATTAAAAAATGTTCATATAAATAAGTGTTGATTTCCTTTTTAATAAGTACTATATTTAAATTAACAAATGAATACATTTTATGGTTCTTTCTTATGAAAGCTAAGAGGGAAAGAGGTGAGAAACCTCTGCAGCCCCCGCTACTGTAAGCAGGACGAAATTCCAATAAACCACTGTGTAAATGGGAAGGTAGGAAGAGTAGGAAGAGTGCAAGCCAGGAGACCTGCCATAAAACGTGAATGAAGCTGCTTCGGTGGGAGGTAAGTGTTATTGTTGTATATTTAACACACTATTCCTGTAGTGTGTTTTTTATTGCATAAAAGCATATATTTTCTAGGGGCAGTAGATGGGTATGGACAATTTCTCATAGGAATCAATTTAGGCTATGGATAGGGAGAGGAGAAGAATAAATGAAGAAAAACAGAATCTTAAGCATGATCCTAATTTTAGTAATGGCAGTATCCTTTGTGGGATGCAGCACTACGGATCAGGAGGTAAAGGGTGAGAATAATCCTGGCGTAGGGCAGGAAACAAAACAAGATCCAAATAAACAGGGGAATGAAAACAACCCTTACCCAGAGTACGTACTAGAGGTGACAGATGAAACAGTAACATTTATGAGCTCTGAGGGAGAAATTACAGTAACGAAGAAACCAAAAAAGGTGGCCATACTGATGAACTCCTATTTAGATCTATGGTATATGGCAGGAGGAGAAGCCATCGCTAGAATTGATGGAACTTCAAATATTCCAGATGCGGCTATGGATATCGTTCAACTAGGGAAAATGAATGCCATCAGTGTGGAGCAGTTGGTTGCCCTTGAACCAGATTTAGTGATTATGTCCACTTCAATAAGTTCACAGATGGACATGATTCCTATTTTAAAAGACAATGGTATTGAGTATATGCCTATGAGCGGAAATATTGCACCGTACCAAGCCTTTCAAAAAAATCTCTATTTATTTACACAAATACTAGAT
Above is a genomic segment from Alkaliphilus oremlandii OhILAs containing:
- a CDS encoding Ger(x)C family spore germination protein, which produces MLKKVIKLLIVALISLPLLSCWDSKDLEELLIVYGLGIDISEENPDNYVFTIAFPTIIEDAPEKKVTFSAEASSISRGRSNPQKKVYRDLSFDNIKIVVFNEDVAKQGLLFHMDSMFRVPLFRGTTRFAVSGGSANGLLQFQPPVSLLVTNFLFDSIGQNYNATNVPVTTLRGFSNQYYTTGIEPSMPFISYGDTQNDLKIDRIALFKEDKMIHVLTGINSRAFMMLKGEIKDGVHTFEFFSEETGRKEFLSVNVIDGKSKIKTEIKDNQLHIYQEVSINAHLGEYTAREKIFSTDRIKRLEDIINHELKLGLDETLKILQKDLECDNIGYGKYVKGNHPEYFDSEDWNSQFAEAMIHINPTIQIRTVGVTP
- a CDS encoding GerAB/ArcD/ProY family transporter, whose amino-acid sequence is MYQKYNNGEISAQQSFILLINMIVGTGILGLSRTVAEVSRQDAWMSVLLNGAFLSGVMVIMVYTISKFPQYNFVQYTSYLLSKPVGYLISFAYVLYALFATGITIAYLCEMTATWLLSETPNYIIRFIIVITVVYMTRNGLTVVARFAQATVFILIPLGLLMLIGLPETQFINLKPIGGAGIINILKGTRPSFYAFAGYESLLVYYPYISNKEESVMKKSVWALILVTLFYTTNVITQIALYGSDEIQTVLYPAINYLTSVNFPVIERSEIFFTIFWTFTVLCTSGVQYLVSSVLLQNIFKIKRTRIFTYALAPVIFLISIYPRNTVAVVEFAGKIGTANIFFGFLLPVLLFTMYLIKGRDTSVEKSH
- a CDS encoding spore germination protein, with the translated sequence MKLLSRLFTVAEASQGNKEKNTTPILPNPVQVYQQNLEEIFEQCSDITYTPVKLNVGKEMIEGLLIYSNVLVNLDVINKNIIHPINSYESERLSHGPQEPSLIYDKDHTPSKGNIRSLEIFAEIITTSNIKKIDHWSQVVQSILYGNTVLFTNYCSTALVLETKGKEGRSIAESTVESAIRSPRDSFIEDIDTNIGLIRKRIKSSHLKVMNMIIGSESHTTISVLYMENKVNHHLLENIIDLITNIETEVVLESAYIEQHLEQYPYSPFPQTQITERPDKVCGDLMEGRIIILTDGSPIALVLPITFFQLFHSSEDYYTRIISSNLTRFFRFMGFFIATSLPSIYVALISFHHEMIPMNLLIDLSKNRTNVPFPPVIEALLMEVAVELIREASNRLPQSIGQTIGIVGAIVIGDAAIQSNFASPTMVIVIGITVIGSYIFPHYNTSYALRILRIPIIIMAATFGAFGIVISWCWVIIHLCNLESFGYPYLFPLAPLDNSVVKDGIIKKGLKN
- a CDS encoding ABC transporter substrate-binding protein, translated to MKKNRILSMILILVMAVSFVGCSTTDQEVKGENNPGVGQETKQDPNKQGNENNPYPEYVLEVTDETVTFMSSEGEITVTKKPKKVAILMNSYLDLWYMAGGEAIARIDGTSNIPDAAMDIVQLGKMNAISVEQLVALEPDLVIMSTSISSQMDMIPILKDNGIEYMPMSGNIAPYQAFQKNLYLFTQILDRQDIFYNEVAKITAEVDQIRNKVKDADKPTAVILFASTSKVQAELANSLTGEMADLLGVVNIVPEVPIDGTNKIDFSMEKLVEADPDYVLITTMGDVDKCKERIEQDVISNDAWASLTAVQEGRVYYLPKELFMYRPNADYPKAFTELGKIVYPEVFAGE